TCACGTTCTTTAGAGGAACATCAGCAACATGCTACATCTGCTTGAGAACAAGTTAtttgtcaaggcagagaaatgtggACTCTATTCAATTTCTAGGGTTCATCATCGAAAAGGGGCAGCGAAAAGCCGACCCGTCCAAGATTCAGGCGGTGGTGGAGGGACCTACAGCCACCACCAGAAAGCAGCTCCAGCTTTTCTTAGGGTTTGAACATTTCTTTTTGTGacgaaagttgtattttttgggatgtacagtaaataaaaatggaagagGTGATAAACATACCTGCCCAGCAGCAATGTTGCTACTTTTGTGTCGCTGTCAGCTGCCTGAAGTCTCAACATCTGAAAGGCACCTCGCATATTCCCTCTAATTAacttttgtttcttcttcaacTCTGCTGTTTGCTAGCCTTCTGGCCATTTGTTGCCAAATGATGGATGGacactgttttgttgttggtttaccGTCCGGATAGGGATGTTCCTTTAAGCAAGTTTTTTAAGCAAAGCTCTTGAAGTCCAAGGTAAATGGTCAGCACAAGGTCATGGACTTGTAACTAGTGAGTGGGCTCGCAAGTACATGAGAAATGACACCTTGTCAGTCATGTGTTCTGTTTCTGGTTGTTAATAATTACGTTTagtaaatttgtatttatttttatgcattcTTTGTCGAGCATCTGTTCTTACTTTTGGTGAGTCTGAAGTAAAACCCCGAGCAATTTCATTTGGAACGATAACATAAATGCCATACAAAATATCGAATTCAAACATAGAATTACACTTTTTAGTGGATTGGACCCAACACAATCCAACTGTGTTATTATTAATGAAGTCCATATtctctgtggggaaaaaagggtGTTTTTGACAACTCCAGTATATGCATAGATTTTACAGCAGTATTACATTCAGCCATTCCACATCCCACTTTTAATATTCTTGCCCACTACATTCCAAGTAAGTGTGTAATCCTTGGCATTTGAGCGAAGTGGTGAATGAATCCCACATTGGAAGGATAAAGGATTGCACTTAAGAGAAGCACCCCTCATTAATACTAATGCTGCATCTCAAGACCAAAACACacactcttttcttttttgtttattttcttttttatttgctgACATGTTCACAATGGATCTGACCAAGAGATGCAGTAGCACACGTGATATGGAAATGCAGGGATGggcttaaaacaaaaaacaaaaactgacattGTTTTCCAGACTTTGGGCAATCTGCCAGCACAGCTTATAATTTTTTGGGTGCGGTGAAGGCTGGCAAAAGAAGTTGAACTCTGCAAATTGTGATATAAATGCATCACTGCTTATGTAATGGTGCACATGCTGTAAGGGAATGGATTCATTCCGACAAACACCGTATCCGTAACTGACCAACAGTCCAGGGATGAATCCCTCTTTGGTTCGCCGTGTTGTGACTGTGAACAGGACAAGtgccatagaaaatggatggaggcacTACTTAGAAATGATACATGCCGTGTCAAAAGGCACTGGTGGAACACAACATTCCGGATTTTCCTCAGGATGACATTTCTTTTATACATTTATCTCCGCTATATTATTGTCTGTTGCAGCAACTGAGGGTTTGCTCTTGAGGCCCTCTGTGGCACATCGGGAGGTTTCCACCAGGAGCAAACGTGGGACACACACAGCAAGGATAATTGTCTTGTATTCTTTTCGAAAGTTTTGGTTGAGTAGTCCGTATATGATGGCGTTGAGGCAGCTGTTGAAGTACGCCATGAAGTAGCTGGTGACAAAGAGCCACTGGGGAATGCTGGGTGCGACTTTCGCCGGGTTTATTGCCACCGCCAAGCCTATGAAGTTCAACGGCGCCCAGCAAACTGCAAACAGCACAAACACCATAAACATAGTCAGAAAGTTCCTCACGTCGCTTGGTTTTAGTTTGGCCCTTTGCTCCGGTTTCACCCGGTGCTTCACTTGGATCACTCGGATCCATATCCTCAAGTAGCAGTAGGACACCACCAGTAGTGGGATCAGGAAGTGGATGACCACCACTGAGACGGTGTAGTATGAGCTAACAGTCTGAGCGAAAGTGCAGGAGTAGATGCGGGGATCGTACTGCAGCGAGCCCACAAAGAAATTGGGCACCGTGGCGATGGCGGTGAAAGCCCAGGTCAGCCCCAGGTAGCAGCAGGTGTTCCTCAGGCTGAACACGCGGTCGTATTGCAGGCTGTGACAGATGTAGCAGTAGCGGTTGATGGCAATAGCCGTGATGTTGAAGATGGAGCCGATGACGCTGATGCCCATGATGAAGCCACTTGCCTGACAGTGCAGGTCCCCCATGGTCCAGTCATCATGGAAGATGGCTGTCAGGACTAGAGGGTAGGGGTACAGTGCCACCACCAGATCCGCAACAGACAGACTCACCACAAAGATGTtgcctgaagaaaaaaacagaagataAATACCCCATAGCAGACAGCGACCGATTCCGTCCAACTGTGAGTCTGGACGCCCAACTGTGACTTCCCCTCATTCAAGTGAGTCTATTATGCCCTCTGAAACTTCTTTTGCCAAGGAATTGGGTCAAAAAGATCATAGCCTGAACTGATAACAGCCATCCACTGACCCTAAAGCCTGTGAACAAATGCTACTTTGACTTTAACGTTCCTGTAAGAGCAACAGCTAAGACTAAGAACGGCCAACAAGTCGTTGGCCGTTCTGCTTCTTCAATACAGTTTGTGTCTTCACTTCTTACTAAAAAGCCTGTCTTAAATGCTCAAATCCTAATCGCCCTCAAAATGTCTCGGGCAGTCAAGGTGGGGGGCGGCTCTCCCAGTCTTGTTTATAACCAAGCCTTGATGGTCCAACGCAA
This window of the Hippocampus zosterae strain Florida chromosome 1, ASM2543408v3, whole genome shotgun sequence genome carries:
- the mtnr1c gene encoding melatonin receptor type 1C, with product MGFEGRELNGSTCLSGNENGTGLSPWSGLSTALASVLIFTIVVDILGNVLVILSVYRNKKLRNAGNIFVVSLSVADLVVALYPYPLVLTAIFHDDWTMGDLHCQASGFIMGISVIGSIFNITAIAINRYCYICHSLQYDRVFSLRNTCCYLGLTWAFTAIATVPNFFVGSLQYDPRIYSCTFAQTVSSYYTVSVVVIHFLIPLLVVSYCYLRIWIRVIQVKHRVKPEQRAKLKPSDVRNFLTMFMVFVLFAVCWAPLNFIGLAVAINPAKVAPSIPQWLFVTSYFMAYFNSCLNAIIYGLLNQNFRKEYKTIILAVCVPRLLLVETSRCATEGLKSKPSVAATDNNIAEINV